The genome window GCCGCCATCGAGGCAGGCGGCACGAAATTCGTCTGCGCCGTCGGCACCGGGCCACATGACGTGCGCGAAGTCACCCGCATCGCCACCACCACGCCCGAAGACACGCTCGCCGGGGTGACTCGTTTCCTCTCGATGGCAAAATCGAAGCACGGCCCCTTTGCCGCCATCGGCATCGGCTCCTTCGGACCCATTGATCTCGACAAAAACAGCGAGACTTACGGCTACATCACCTCCACGCCGAAACCCGGCTGGCAGTTCACCAACATCGTGCCGAAGCTGCGTGAGCGTTATCACGTCCCCATCGCCTGGGACACCGATGTGAACGCCGCCGTGCTCGCCGAATTCCTCTGGGGCGCTGGACAAAACACGGATCCACTCATCTACATCACCGTCGGCACCGGCGTTGGTGGTGGCGTGCTCATCAACGGCCAGCTTCTGCACGGATTGTTGCATCCCGAGATCGGCCACCTCCTGGTGCCACCACCGCACAACTCCACCGCCGTTCAGCAGGCCTGCCACTGCCCGTTTCACAAGAGCTGCGTCGAAGGCTACGTCAGCGGCTCCGCCCTCGCCTCCCGCTGGGGTGTCAAAGCCGACGCCCTGCCGCCCGATCATCCCGCCTGGGAGGAAGTCGCCGATGTCATGGCACATGCGTTGATGAATCTGACACTCAGCCTCTGCCCCAAGCGCATCATCCTCGGCGGCGGCGTCATGAGCCAGGAACACATCCTGCCCTTGATCCGCGGCCGCCTCCTCAAACTCAACAACGGCTACCTCCGCGTCCCCGAACTCGGCCGTACCATCGACGACTTCATCGTCGCCCCAGGTTTGGGAGCACGCTCAGGTTTGCTTGGGGCGCTGGCGCTTGGGAAGTATGAGTTGGATCGGCATTTGAATGATACTAATAGCGCTCCAATCGTCTGAGATAGTAACAGGCAGATTGAAGTTCTATGAACGGCAGCACAGCGGAACCCTGCACCAAGTGTGGTTCTCGCGACTTCGGCAT of Prosthecobacter sp. contains these proteins:
- a CDS encoding ROK family protein, which produces MSEELPLIAAIEAGGTKFVCAVGTGPHDVREVTRIATTTPEDTLAGVTRFLSMAKSKHGPFAAIGIGSFGPIDLDKNSETYGYITSTPKPGWQFTNIVPKLRERYHVPIAWDTDVNAAVLAEFLWGAGQNTDPLIYITVGTGVGGGVLINGQLLHGLLHPEIGHLLVPPPHNSTAVQQACHCPFHKSCVEGYVSGSALASRWGVKADALPPDHPAWEEVADVMAHALMNLTLSLCPKRIILGGGVMSQEHILPLIRGRLLKLNNGYLRVPELGRTIDDFIVAPGLGARSGLLGALALGKYELDRHLNDTNSAPIV